One segment of Desulfosudis oleivorans Hxd3 DNA contains the following:
- a CDS encoding fibrobacter succinogenes major paralogous domain-containing protein: protein MKFSRNLLTSIRYTCLLAVILIGFVAIVGTGGGGGGGGGGATTPATTTDSDNDDDDGGTGDTTPNASCGAYVAPGVWKEFDCYNLAAIGKTTGDDPFTPSWRLIGGYWQWGRKGPSSSQWYDTNTSNFAHGPTGPGSSEANDGAISAWDASDAPDGALSDAFKTSNDPCPAGYRVPTESQWTGVDANNAQSIVGSSWSESITNYSSAYLFGDDLMLPAAGLRYDYSGSLYRRGSHGYYWSSTEYSGGIRSAWTLYVRSSNAATSSHYRSYGGSVRCIAE, encoded by the coding sequence ATGAAATTCAGTCGCAATCTGTTGACATCAATCCGCTACACCTGCCTGCTGGCAGTTATTTTAATTGGTTTTGTGGCCATTGTCGGCACGGGCGGTGGAGGCGGTGGAGGCGGTGGGGGCGCAACGACACCGGCGACAACTACTGACAGCGATAATGATGATGATGATGGAGGGACAGGAGATACGACACCAAACGCCTCTTGCGGCGCATACGTGGCCCCGGGCGTATGGAAAGAGTTTGACTGCTATAACTTGGCCGCCATCGGCAAGACCACTGGTGATGATCCCTTCACCCCGTCCTGGAGACTGATCGGCGGTTATTGGCAGTGGGGCCGGAAAGGGCCATCTTCCAGTCAGTGGTACGATACCAACACATCCAATTTCGCCCATGGTCCTACCGGGCCAGGATCAAGTGAAGCAAACGATGGTGCCATTAGCGCCTGGGATGCATCTGATGCACCTGACGGTGCCTTGTCAGATGCATTCAAAACCTCCAATGATCCCTGCCCTGCCGGTTATCGAGTGCCTACCGAAAGCCAGTGGACGGGTGTTGATGCCAACAACGCCCAGAGTATTGTTGGATCGTCGTGGTCAGAGAGCATAACCAACTACAGCAGCGCTTATTTATTCGGTGATGATTTGATGTTGCCGGCCGCCGGGCTCCGGTACGACTACAGCGGCTCGTTGTACCGCCGTGGCAGCCACGGCTACTACTGGTCCAGTACTGAGTATTCGGGGGGCATCCGCAGCGCCTGGACCCTGTACGTCCGCAGCAGCAACGCCGCCACGAGCAGCCACTACCGCAGCTACGGGGGCTCGGTGCGGTGTATCGCAGAATAA
- a CDS encoding peroxiredoxin family protein: MKKLSTIPVQLSIACAVILLSLSTARAQEIHLHVPHFAGSHYEWKIFQGKQELTVRSGEISPDGRVILTMPDPYQDYRGMTRWLLKKGGGLDMIYTGKGFSVECLSEKPNSDNIIYTGNPENDYLESHHSRQQTILGKLGAVNHLLQVYAPDENLHKIALDEQTHLRQAFSQVQADRAESLLYAARFGKIVDFTKGIADKIYDNPEDHTTYFNDFVTHTLDFKDLYTSGHWDQVLHHWVMMNIRSGKGDHAFIERMESAMSRMNQDNILAAFAEKAVPLLVEKGKDDLLPAIADHLENRPAVQAALSGSVKNMMASVKMLTGKKAPDLVFHAPVRTQTKTSAEDIIIKTGNLDAAHTILLFYQGECPLCENTLIDLANKYQQLKEQNVRVIAISADMTDQGFEDKLIYHQWPDNYCDFTGMAVENFTKYGVLGVPTLFLLNQEGVVVKKTAMMDELMEILDKKKPF; the protein is encoded by the coding sequence ATGAAGAAATTGTCTACTATACCTGTTCAATTATCAATTGCCTGTGCTGTGATCCTTTTATCCCTCTCAACAGCCCGTGCCCAGGAAATCCACCTTCACGTCCCCCATTTTGCCGGGAGCCATTATGAATGGAAGATTTTTCAAGGCAAACAAGAACTCACCGTCCGCTCCGGCGAAATCTCCCCGGACGGCCGGGTGATCCTAACCATGCCCGATCCCTACCAGGACTACCGCGGCATGACCCGGTGGCTGCTCAAAAAAGGGGGCGGCCTGGACATGATCTATACCGGCAAAGGTTTTTCCGTGGAATGCCTGTCAGAAAAGCCAAATTCCGATAATATCATCTACACCGGCAATCCGGAAAATGACTACCTGGAATCCCATCACTCACGTCAGCAAACCATCCTGGGCAAACTGGGGGCGGTCAATCACTTGTTACAGGTATATGCACCGGATGAAAATCTTCATAAAATTGCCCTGGACGAACAGACACATCTGCGCCAGGCATTTTCCCAGGTCCAGGCAGATCGGGCCGAAAGTTTACTGTATGCAGCCCGGTTCGGAAAAATCGTGGACTTTACCAAGGGTATAGCAGACAAAATTTATGACAACCCCGAAGACCATACCACGTATTTCAACGACTTTGTAACCCATACCCTGGATTTCAAGGACCTATATACCAGCGGCCATTGGGACCAGGTACTGCACCACTGGGTGATGATGAATATCCGGTCCGGCAAAGGAGACCATGCTTTCATCGAACGGATGGAATCTGCCATGTCCCGCATGAATCAGGATAATATCCTGGCAGCCTTTGCAGAAAAAGCGGTGCCGTTGCTGGTGGAAAAAGGCAAAGATGACCTGTTGCCTGCGATTGCAGATCACTTGGAAAACCGGCCTGCGGTTCAGGCCGCCTTATCCGGCAGTGTGAAAAATATGATGGCCTCGGTGAAGATGCTGACCGGGAAAAAAGCCCCGGATCTGGTTTTTCATGCCCCGGTACGGACCCAGACCAAAACAAGCGCCGAAGATATAATCATTAAAACCGGCAACCTGGATGCAGCCCATACCATCCTTCTGTTTTATCAGGGTGAATGCCCCTTGTGCGAGAATACCCTGATTGACCTGGCTAACAAATATCAACAGCTCAAAGAGCAAAATGTTCGAGTGATCGCCATTAGCGCAGACATGACCGATCAGGGGTTTGAAGATAAGCTTATCTATCACCAGTGGCCGGATAATTACTGTGATTTCACCGGAATGGCGGTAGAGAATTTTACCAAATATGGTGTCTTGGGTGTCCCGACTCTCTTTCTGCTGAATCAAGAAGGAGTGGTAGTGAAAAAGACAGCCATGATGGATGAATTGATGGAGATTCTTGACAAGAAAAAGCCATTTTGA
- a CDS encoding DUF4468 domain-containing protein, whose translation MKKLFIIFLSCIFLFSCVFATQRQECEKTFFKVFEAPGYTKDQIYKGMKIWVAENFRSAKSVVELDEPEQGLLIGNGVVSYPCKGMGCLSVGEWRVPFTMRIDVKDNKFRLSFSNLQISAQGYAEQPIYYQAHVDKIKPVLLAFGDEIITALNQNKKTTSDW comes from the coding sequence ATGAAAAAACTTTTTATTATCTTTTTATCGTGTATTTTTCTTTTTTCTTGTGTATTTGCAACGCAAAGGCAGGAATGCGAAAAAACATTCTTTAAGGTTTTTGAGGCACCAGGCTACACCAAAGACCAAATTTATAAAGGTATGAAGATTTGGGTTGCTGAGAACTTCAGGTCTGCAAAATCGGTTGTTGAGCTTGACGAACCAGAACAAGGGCTTTTGATCGGCAACGGCGTTGTTTCATATCCATGCAAAGGTATGGGTTGCCTTAGTGTTGGTGAGTGGCGAGTCCCCTTTACAATGAGAATCGACGTCAAAGATAATAAGTTTAGGCTATCGTTCTCAAACCTTCAGATTTCAGCACAAGGCTATGCGGAACAGCCAATATATTACCAAGCACACGTAGATAAAATTAAACCGGTTCTTTTGGCCTTCGGTGATGAGATCATCACAGCGTTAAACCAGAACAAAAAAACGACTTCAGACTGGTAA
- a CDS encoding tyrosine-type recombinase/integrase: MAGKWVKTTFPGVRYKEHPTRKNGVKRDQYFTIRYKLAGKDREEGLGWASENWTAAKAYDRLKELKENRKTGEGPQTLAEKRAIEDKRKDADKQARQLAEKENVTFGRFMAETYLPQCKRDKKPTTYAMEEALYRVHLAETIGNLPFGKIAAFHVERVKKAMADKKKAGRTIQYALQVTRQVFNMARKRGVYTGENPTSAVKWPKLDNMKMRYLSIDEAEKLFDALAAKSHNLHDMALLSLHSGLRFGEIAKLTWSCVNWKAGTLAILDAKTGSRTAYLTTRAKAMLKNREEGAPNELIFQKRSGLDGSIARASKTFSRVVKELGLNQGITDRKQKVTFHTLRHSYATHLYESTHDLYLTQKSLGHTTSTMTQRYAKMTENRLREGSAALEAAFKTNGQKKKKNAGQVL; this comes from the coding sequence ATGGCTGGAAAATGGGTAAAAACGACCTTTCCGGGAGTGAGATATAAAGAACATCCGACCAGGAAAAACGGAGTCAAGCGCGATCAATATTTTACGATCCGTTACAAGTTGGCCGGGAAAGACCGCGAAGAGGGGCTTGGTTGGGCTTCAGAGAATTGGACGGCGGCAAAGGCTTATGATCGTTTAAAGGAATTGAAGGAAAACCGAAAGACCGGGGAAGGTCCGCAAACCCTGGCAGAGAAGCGGGCTATTGAGGACAAACGCAAAGATGCCGACAAGCAAGCGCGACAGTTGGCCGAAAAGGAAAACGTAACCTTTGGCCGTTTCATGGCTGAAACGTACCTTCCGCAATGCAAGCGCGACAAAAAACCGACGACTTATGCAATGGAAGAAGCCCTTTACCGGGTCCACCTGGCCGAAACAATAGGAAACCTTCCCTTTGGTAAAATAGCGGCTTTTCACGTTGAACGGGTCAAGAAAGCTATGGCCGACAAAAAGAAAGCTGGCCGAACCATTCAATATGCATTGCAAGTAACCCGACAGGTTTTTAATATGGCGCGAAAGCGTGGAGTCTATACCGGCGAAAATCCGACGAGCGCCGTTAAATGGCCGAAGCTGGATAACATGAAGATGCGTTATTTAAGCATTGACGAGGCTGAAAAGCTATTTGATGCACTGGCGGCAAAAAGTCACAACCTTCATGACATGGCGCTGTTATCCCTTCATTCTGGTTTGCGCTTTGGCGAGATTGCGAAGTTAACATGGAGTTGCGTAAATTGGAAAGCGGGAACCCTGGCGATCCTGGACGCTAAAACAGGATCAAGAACCGCATACTTGACGACACGGGCAAAGGCTATGCTGAAAAACAGAGAAGAAGGGGCACCAAACGAACTTATATTTCAAAAGCGATCCGGGCTTGATGGTTCAATAGCGCGCGCCTCAAAAACCTTTTCCAGGGTAGTCAAAGAGTTAGGCTTGAACCAGGGAATCACCGACAGAAAGCAAAAAGTGACATTTCATACCCTTCGGCATTCTTATGCAACGCACCTTTACGAAAGCACACACGACCTGTATTTAACCCAGAAGTCACTTGGGCACACTACAAGCACCATGACCCAAAGATATGCGAAGATGACCGAAAACAGATTGAGAGAGGGCTCGGCGGCATTGGAGGCGGCATTTAAAACGAACGGGCAGAAAAAGAAAAAGAATGCCGGGCAGGTGTTGTGA
- a CDS encoding ATP-binding protein, whose product MKKDPLHPRFLIPRVTEALADSPVVLIHGPRQSGKTTLARLVGDAAGYVYISFDNDVQRAAAEFDPVGFVADLPDKVILDEIQRVPGLFTSLKAAVDSRRQAGRFILTGSANVLLVPKLADSLAGRMEILRLHPLAQCELAGRDSGFLSILLGQGFKKSSIGSRQGRDLAERIAAGGFPAALARTASRRRAAWYRDYIDTLVQRDVRDLSAIRSLEALPRLLALAAGQTAHLVNVAELSGPFQLSRPTIRDYMTLLERLFLLEQLPPWHNNRLSRLIKTPKLHLCDTGLACALLGVDGPSLWGDRELYGQLLETFVYQELRRQSGWQEEPVTFYHYRDKEGLEVDVVLEFGGRQLAGVEVKASSTVGASDFRGLIRLQKSVGKRFEAGVVLYDGDAIVSFGKGLFAVPISMLWEKT is encoded by the coding sequence ATGAAAAAAGACCCTTTACATCCCCGCTTTTTGATTCCCCGGGTTACCGAGGCGCTGGCGGATTCTCCCGTAGTGTTGATTCATGGCCCGCGCCAAAGCGGGAAGACCACACTGGCCCGTCTTGTGGGTGACGCAGCCGGTTATGTCTATATCTCCTTTGATAATGATGTGCAGCGAGCTGCGGCTGAATTCGACCCGGTCGGTTTTGTGGCCGATCTGCCCGACAAGGTGATTCTGGATGAGATCCAGCGGGTTCCGGGGCTGTTCACCTCACTTAAGGCGGCCGTGGATTCACGGCGGCAGGCCGGTCGATTTATCCTTACCGGCTCGGCCAATGTGCTGCTGGTGCCGAAACTGGCGGATTCTCTGGCCGGGCGAATGGAGATATTAAGGCTTCATCCCCTTGCCCAGTGCGAACTGGCCGGCAGGGATTCGGGTTTTCTATCGATTCTGTTGGGGCAGGGATTCAAAAAATCAAGCATCGGGAGCAGGCAGGGCCGTGACCTGGCCGAACGGATTGCGGCCGGTGGTTTTCCGGCCGCGTTGGCCCGAACAGCCTCCCGCCGGCGAGCTGCATGGTATCGGGACTATATCGATACACTGGTGCAACGGGATGTGCGTGACCTTTCCGCTATTCGTTCTCTGGAAGCACTACCCCGCCTCCTGGCCCTGGCCGCAGGGCAGACCGCACACTTGGTGAATGTGGCCGAACTGTCCGGGCCGTTCCAGTTGAGCCGGCCCACGATTCGTGACTACATGACCCTGCTGGAACGTTTGTTTCTGCTGGAGCAGCTTCCCCCCTGGCACAACAATCGCCTCAGCCGTCTGATCAAGACGCCGAAACTGCACCTCTGTGACACCGGCCTGGCCTGCGCCCTTCTTGGCGTGGACGGCCCATCCCTTTGGGGCGATCGCGAACTGTATGGGCAATTACTGGAAACCTTTGTTTATCAGGAACTGCGGCGTCAAAGCGGTTGGCAGGAAGAGCCGGTGACATTTTATCATTACCGCGACAAGGAGGGACTGGAAGTGGATGTGGTGCTGGAGTTCGGCGGCAGGCAACTGGCCGGAGTGGAAGTAAAGGCTTCCTCAACGGTCGGCGCTTCTGATTTTAGAGGCTTGATTCGTCTGCAAAAATCGGTAGGTAAACGGTTTGAGGCAGGGGTTGTTCTTTACGATGGAGACGCAATCGTATCTTTTGGTAAAGGGTTGTTTGCCGTGCCGATCTCGATGCTGTGGGAAAAGACATGA
- a CDS encoding AraC family transcriptional regulator, with the protein MGICLKTEPIIPQHRSMHATRILVDLAEKRGIAVNEILEEAGLDYADLDNPDKWISFDQELGIYLRIAELISDPGFGLLLGQNYHLGQLGKWVMAVNCCTTAMEAFKTAFTLIDLAPVYFQYILETKGGTAFFRFREIFDPGKYRRFIHEAHTVGFYYICRDIMKEPLPLTEVRFAYPRPEYADEYKKIFNCPVIFNAKETQALFAGRYLEKALPCANVLTKNLYEKECRHLLQDLDRFSTTTGRVKQALFSYDNGFPGMAEMARRFNMSPQTLGRRLAAEGTDYKTVSRQVREKRACNLLQTSDLPIEEIAARLGYSDTANFYRAFKSWTGKTPLGFRRKET; encoded by the coding sequence ATGGGAATATGTTTAAAAACCGAACCGATTATTCCGCAACACCGGTCCATGCATGCCACGCGCATTCTGGTCGATCTGGCGGAAAAACGCGGAATAGCGGTAAATGAAATCCTGGAAGAAGCCGGGCTTGATTACGCCGACCTGGACAATCCCGATAAATGGATAAGCTTTGATCAGGAGCTGGGTATTTACCTGCGGATTGCGGAGCTCATTTCCGATCCGGGTTTCGGCCTGCTGCTGGGGCAAAACTACCATCTCGGTCAGCTGGGAAAATGGGTGATGGCCGTGAACTGCTGCACCACGGCCATGGAGGCGTTTAAAACCGCCTTTACCCTCATCGATTTAGCGCCGGTCTATTTCCAGTATATTCTGGAGACAAAGGGCGGCACCGCTTTTTTCCGGTTTCGGGAGATCTTTGATCCGGGGAAATACCGGCGGTTTATTCATGAAGCCCATACAGTCGGCTTCTACTATATATGCCGGGACATCATGAAAGAGCCGCTTCCGCTGACAGAAGTCCGGTTCGCCTATCCCCGGCCGGAATACGCCGATGAATACAAAAAGATATTCAACTGCCCGGTCATTTTTAATGCCAAAGAGACCCAGGCCCTTTTTGCCGGCCGGTATCTTGAAAAGGCGCTGCCCTGCGCCAATGTGCTGACCAAAAATCTTTATGAAAAAGAGTGCCGGCATCTATTGCAGGACCTGGACCGGTTTTCCACAACCACCGGGCGGGTAAAACAGGCGCTGTTTTCATATGATAACGGGTTTCCCGGAATGGCGGAGATGGCCCGGCGGTTTAATATGAGTCCCCAGACATTGGGACGCCGCCTGGCCGCTGAAGGAACAGACTATAAAACCGTGTCCCGCCAGGTGCGGGAAAAAAGAGCCTGCAATCTTCTCCAAACCAGTGATTTACCCATAGAGGAAATAGCCGCCAGGCTCGGCTACAGCGACACGGCCAATTTCTATCGGGCCTTCAAATCATGGACCGGCAAGACACCGCTTGGCTTCCGCCGTAAAGAGACCTAA
- a CDS encoding uroporphyrinogen decarboxylase family protein — protein METMHPVERIYKTFEGKPVDRVPCFCAMMESRTANEIIGKPFISEEKFANFPVNQFLLNNLPEKLTRPIVRGTLIRTIKRRNLAQIEMGFDMIWAYYDDSWHYPDAKTIVFTTGSIYNMIPDGFGSMTYMYRGPGINSPQEFDAWPYWPDTDEMAHRVYKYYKKFLAQHGDKTCVMTQGFFGGLQESMNWTFGIAKVPLWIKKHPDYTKRFLDILEEINFKVHTAMIDAGSPVILTTDDFAFKTGPFMSPKMVEDLFGERYKRLFKNIHQRGAKAVLHSCGDNTKLFDVFAGWGADGLHAFENTSNVDIFSIKKSHGDRFTIMGGVGIDYLLTERSKDEEIVDKVKELISRLGPGGRFIIGPTHSEDSMPAHKLRVMLDAAKKYGSYPIQG, from the coding sequence ATGGAAACAATGCATCCGGTTGAGAGAATTTACAAGACGTTCGAGGGTAAGCCGGTAGACAGGGTCCCCTGTTTCTGCGCCATGATGGAAAGCCGGACCGCCAATGAAATCATTGGAAAGCCCTTTATCTCCGAAGAGAAATTCGCAAATTTCCCGGTCAACCAGTTTCTCCTGAACAACCTGCCTGAAAAGCTGACCCGGCCCATCGTCAGGGGCACCCTTATCCGAACGATCAAACGAAGGAACCTGGCCCAGATTGAAATGGGTTTTGACATGATCTGGGCCTATTATGATGATTCGTGGCACTACCCGGATGCAAAAACCATCGTATTTACCACCGGCTCCATATACAACATGATCCCGGACGGTTTCGGCAGCATGACCTACATGTACCGGGGGCCGGGCATCAATTCCCCGCAGGAATTCGATGCCTGGCCCTACTGGCCGGACACGGATGAAATGGCCCACCGGGTTTACAAATACTATAAAAAATTTCTGGCGCAACACGGCGACAAGACCTGCGTCATGACACAGGGATTTTTCGGCGGCCTTCAGGAATCGATGAACTGGACGTTTGGCATCGCAAAGGTTCCGCTCTGGATAAAAAAGCACCCGGACTACACCAAACGGTTCCTCGATATCCTTGAAGAGATCAATTTCAAAGTCCACACCGCCATGATTGACGCCGGCAGCCCGGTCATCCTGACCACCGATGACTTTGCCTTCAAGACCGGTCCCTTCATGAGTCCCAAGATGGTGGAGGATCTTTTCGGCGAACGGTACAAACGCCTTTTCAAAAACATTCATCAGCGGGGCGCAAAAGCGGTGCTTCACTCCTGCGGCGACAACACCAAGCTGTTCGACGTTTTCGCGGGATGGGGCGCTGACGGGCTTCACGCCTTTGAAAACACGTCCAACGTCGATATTTTCAGCATAAAAAAATCGCACGGTGACCGTTTTACCATAATGGGCGGTGTCGGCATCGACTACCTGCTGACAGAACGGTCGAAAGACGAAGAGATCGTGGACAAGGTCAAGGAACTGATCAGCCGGCTCGGACCTGGCGGGCGCTTCATCATCGGCCCCACCCACAGTGAGGACAGCATGCCGGCCCATAAGCTGCGGGTGATGCTGGACGCGGCAAAAAAATACGGTTCTTACCCGATACAGGGTTAG
- a CDS encoding cobalamin B12-binding domain-containing protein gives MKECIAVVQDAVIHMKDDVIIDAVKKCLAEGLSPIQIIEEGLSGGLDVVGQKFEAGEYYLAELIMAGDVVTEATGMLKDKMDPGDMGKKGKVILATVKGDVHDIGKNIVAMILSAQGYEVVDLGVDVASEKIVAAVSETGIQLLGLSILLTTMVPAIKEVVDLLTAKGLRKKVKIAIGGACCSQQLADEMGVDAFGESAVAAVDIFDRFKKELEIA, from the coding sequence ATGAAAGAGTGTATAGCAGTTGTCCAGGACGCCGTCATTCACATGAAGGACGATGTCATCATTGATGCCGTCAAAAAATGTCTCGCTGAAGGGCTCTCGCCGATACAGATTATCGAGGAAGGCCTCAGTGGAGGACTTGACGTGGTCGGTCAGAAATTCGAGGCCGGGGAATACTACCTGGCGGAGCTCATCATGGCGGGTGACGTAGTCACCGAGGCGACCGGCATGCTGAAAGACAAAATGGACCCGGGGGATATGGGGAAAAAAGGCAAGGTGATACTGGCCACCGTCAAAGGCGACGTCCACGATATCGGCAAGAATATCGTGGCCATGATTCTTTCGGCCCAGGGCTACGAAGTTGTCGACCTGGGCGTCGACGTTGCGTCCGAAAAAATCGTTGCCGCTGTCAGCGAAACGGGAATACAGCTTCTGGGGCTCTCCATACTCCTGACCACCATGGTGCCGGCCATAAAGGAAGTGGTCGATCTCCTTACCGCCAAAGGCCTCAGGAAGAAGGTTAAAATCGCGATAGGCGGGGCCTGCTGCTCCCAGCAGCTGGCCGATGAGATGGGGGTGGACGCTTTTGGAGAGTCTGCCGTGGCAGCGGTTGACATATTCGACAGGTTCAAAAAGGAACTGGAGATTGCCTGA
- a CDS encoding PhoH family protein, translating into MPSSDSKKFFVLDTNVVLYDFQCIYSFKNHHVVIPITLLEELDRFKRGHEAIHYNAREFSRELDALIGDRLLHEDVPLDSGGFVRVDTNIQKDSYIKELFWEDTPDHRILSIAYNLARQHGNPRVVLVSKDINLRMKAKSIGIQSEDYETGKIQNIDDLYTGKNRIEGIEHAVIDRLFKETAVPLDETGLDILPIANENFILRNDSQSILSTWVKKENALKFVEKKRAYGITPRNAEQIFSLNALMDPRISLVSLSGKAGTGKTLMALAAALEVRKHYKQIFLARPVVPLSNRDIGYLPGDVEEKLNPYMQPLFDNLSVIQNQFAEESPEYKRIAEMMIQKKLVITALTYIRGRSLPSIYFIVDEAQNLTPHEVKTIITRAGEGTKVVFTGDPHQIDTPYLDSRSNGLTCLIDKMKGQEMYAHITLEKGERSALAEIASDLL; encoded by the coding sequence ATGCCTTCCTCTGACAGCAAAAAATTTTTTGTCCTGGACACCAACGTTGTTCTGTATGATTTTCAGTGCATTTACTCCTTCAAAAACCATCATGTGGTGATTCCCATCACCCTGCTTGAAGAGCTGGACCGTTTCAAGCGGGGCCACGAAGCCATTCATTACAATGCCCGGGAGTTTTCACGGGAGCTGGACGCCCTGATCGGGGACCGCCTTCTCCACGAGGACGTGCCCCTGGATTCCGGGGGTTTTGTCCGGGTCGACACCAACATTCAGAAAGACAGTTACATCAAGGAGCTTTTCTGGGAAGACACCCCGGACCATCGCATTCTGTCCATTGCCTACAACCTGGCCAGGCAGCACGGCAACCCCCGGGTGGTGCTGGTGTCAAAAGACATCAACCTGAGAATGAAGGCCAAGAGCATTGGCATCCAGTCCGAGGACTACGAAACCGGAAAAATTCAGAACATCGATGATCTGTATACCGGCAAAAACCGGATCGAGGGAATCGAACACGCGGTGATTGACCGGCTTTTCAAGGAAACCGCCGTGCCCCTGGATGAGACCGGCCTGGACATCCTGCCCATTGCCAACGAAAATTTCATCCTTCGTAACGACAGCCAGAGCATTCTGTCTACCTGGGTAAAAAAGGAAAACGCATTAAAATTTGTCGAAAAAAAGCGGGCCTACGGCATAACCCCGAGAAACGCTGAACAGATATTTTCCTTAAACGCGCTGATGGACCCCCGCATCTCCCTGGTTTCCCTGTCGGGCAAGGCCGGCACCGGCAAAACCCTCATGGCCCTGGCCGCGGCCCTGGAGGTGCGAAAGCACTACAAGCAGATCTTTCTGGCCAGGCCGGTGGTCCCTCTGTCCAACCGGGACATCGGCTACCTGCCCGGAGATGTGGAAGAAAAGCTCAACCCCTACATGCAGCCCCTGTTTGACAACCTGTCGGTTATTCAGAACCAGTTTGCCGAAGAGTCCCCGGAATACAAGCGTATTGCCGAAATGATGATTCAGAAAAAGCTGGTGATTACGGCACTGACCTATATTCGGGGCCGCAGCCTTCCCTCCATCTATTTTATCGTGGACGAGGCACAGAACCTGACGCCCCACGAGGTCAAGACCATTATCACCCGGGCCGGTGAAGGCACCAAGGTGGTGTTCACCGGTGATCCCCACCAGATCGATACCCCCTACCTGGACTCCCGCAGCAACGGCCTGACCTGCTTGATCGATAAGATGAAGGGCCAGGAGATGTACGCCCACATCACCCTGGAAAAGGGGGAGCGATCGGCCCTGGCCGAGATTGCCTCGGATCTCCTGTAA
- a CDS encoding vitamin B12 dependent-methionine synthase activation domain-containing protein: MLTPKCKTGNIVLEPLAPETDALLAGTIGQLGYPGAEAVTDKIWPQIHGGIKTCLELARPKTLCRSTPFRALEKKAIRGNGLLLETVNWTRLAARMSGICELCCFAVTLGPDIDKVIKDLSPTDMVRAFMLDAAASILAEQYADQVHRQVRRHYEQAGVEASARFSPGYCDWPIAMGQAAIFAFLEPEAIGIHAASTGLMKPRKSVTAAVIAAKAMPEQSPCFLCARKCAHRRAPYAETETSRSEGSMQS, translated from the coding sequence ATGCTCACACCGAAATGTAAAACCGGGAATATCGTTTTAGAACCCCTTGCGCCGGAAACTGACGCCCTGCTGGCCGGAACCATCGGCCAGCTGGGCTATCCCGGTGCCGAGGCCGTGACCGATAAGATATGGCCCCAGATTCACGGGGGTATTAAAACCTGCCTGGAGCTGGCCCGGCCAAAGACCCTGTGCCGGTCCACGCCGTTTAGGGCGCTGGAGAAAAAGGCGATCCGCGGAAACGGGCTTTTGCTGGAGACCGTGAACTGGACCCGGCTGGCGGCCCGCATGTCGGGAATTTGCGAGTTGTGCTGCTTTGCCGTTACCCTGGGTCCTGACATTGATAAAGTCATTAAGGATCTGAGTCCCACCGACATGGTGCGGGCCTTCATGCTGGACGCCGCTGCTTCAATACTGGCCGAACAGTACGCCGACCAGGTGCATCGGCAGGTCCGGCGCCATTATGAACAGGCGGGGGTGGAGGCCAGCGCCCGGTTCAGCCCGGGCTACTGCGACTGGCCCATTGCCATGGGCCAGGCCGCGATCTTCGCGTTCCTGGAGCCGGAAGCCATCGGCATTCACGCAGCATCCACGGGCCTGATGAAACCCCGCAAGTCGGTTACTGCCGCCGTTATCGCGGCAAAGGCCATGCCGGAACAGAGCCCCTGTTTTCTCTGCGCCCGGAAATGCGCTCACCGCCGGGCCCCGTACGCGGAAACCGAAACCAGCCGGTCCGAAGGTTCCATGCAATCCTAA